The following are encoded together in the Lathyrus oleraceus cultivar Zhongwan6 chromosome 3, CAAS_Psat_ZW6_1.0, whole genome shotgun sequence genome:
- the LOC127127715 gene encoding transcriptional corepressor LEUNIG_HOMOLOG, with protein sequence MKPSLGQAQSNWEADKMLDVYIHDYFLKRKLHATAKIFMTEGKVSTDPVAIDAPGGFLFEWWSVFWDIFISRTNEKHSEAAVSYIETQQTKAREQLQMQQMQLMQQRNAQLQRRDPNHPALGGSLNAMNSEGMLGQPPASVLAMKMYEERMKHPHSMDSEASPALIDANRMALLKPATSHQGQLVHGNSGNMSTALQQMQARSSLNADIKGEVNIGASPKNLPMDSSVYRQAILQSKSGLGSGGLNQGVTGLPLKGWPLTGIDQLRPGLGVQVQKPNLTAQNQYLLASQQQQVLAQAQAQNNLGNSNYGDMDPRRLSGLPRGSLNAKDGQSNRNDGSICSQMQSGSPKMKMTQSQQSLSQQQEQLQQQHQLQQSNRKRKQASSSGAANSTGTGNTAGPSPNSPSSTHTPGDGLNTASSLQHVNNVQKSMMMYGTEATGGLASSSNLLDDIERFGDVGALDDNVESFLSNDGGDGGNLYGAIKQSPAEQQKESSKGFTFAEFGCIRTRNTVTCCHFSSDGKLLASAGDDKKVVLWNMDTLGTESTPEEHKLVITDVRFRPNSSQLATASCDKSVRLWDAANPTYCVQEYSGHSSAIMSLDFHPKKTDIFCFCDTENEIRYWNITSSSCTRVSKGGSAKVRFQPRLGQLLAAASDKVVSIFDVETDRQIYQLPGHPEPINNICWDATGDMLASVSPNSVKIWNLTSGDCVQELNSTGNQFYSSVFHPSYSTLLVVGGFSSIELWNMAENKSMTIPAHDNVISALAQSPVTGMVASASRDNAVKLWK encoded by the exons ATGAAGCCAAGTTTGGGTCAGGCTCAGAGTAATTGGGAAGCTGATAAAAT GCTTGATGTTTATATTCATGATTATTTTCTGAAAAGGAAGTTACACGCCACCGCGAAAATTTTTATGACAGAAGGGAAAGTTTCCACGGATCCAGTAG cAATTGATGCACCTGGCGGATTTCTTTTTGAGTGGTGGTCGGTCTTTTGGGATATATTCATCTCGAGGACAAATGAGAAACATTCGGAGGCTGCTGTATCTTATATTGAG ACCCAGCAAACAAAGGCCAGAGAACAACTTCAAATGCAGCAAATGCAACTAATGCAGCAGCGAAATGCACAGTTACAGCGAAGAGATCCCAATCATCCTGCACTTGGTGGTTCCTTAAACGCCATGAACTCTGAAGGTATGTTGGGGCAGCCACCAGCTAGTGTGTTGGCCATGAAAATGTATGAAGAGCGAATGAAACACCCTCATTCAATGGATTCAGAGGCATCTCCAGCTCTTATTGATGCAAATAGGATGGCTCTTCTCAAACCAGCAACAAGTCATCAAGG TCAGTTGGTTCATGGTAATTCAGGGAATATGTCCACAGCATTGCAGCAAATGCAAGCACGGTCATCTTTGAATGCT GATATCAAAGGAGAAGTTAACATCGGCGCCAGTCCAAAGAATTTGCCTATGGATTCATCAGTTTATCGACAAGCAATTTTACAATCAAAATCTGGGTTAGGCAGTGGAG GATTAAACCAAGGAGTTACAGGTCTTCCGTTGAAGGGATGGCCTCTAACT GGTATTGATCAACTAAGACCTGGTTTGGGCGTACAAGTTCAGAAGCCTAATTTGACAGCACAAAACCAGTATCTTTTGGCATCACAACAACAACAGGTCTTGGCACAGGCTCAGGCACAAAACAACCTTGGAAATTCTAATTATGGTGATATGGATCCGCGGAGACTTTCTGGTCTTCCTCGAGGTAGCTTAAATGCAAAGGATGGTCAGTCTAACAGAAATGATGGATCTATTTGCTCCCAAATGCAATCAGGTTCACCCAAG ATGAAGATGACCCAGTCCCAACAATCATTATCTCAGCAGCAAGAGCAATTGCAGCAGCAGCATCAACTGCAGCAG AGTAACAGAAAACGAAAGCAAGCTTCTTCTTCTGGAGCTGCCAATAGCACTGGTACTGGAAACACCGCTGGTCCTTCCCCTAATTCGCCGTCATCAACACACACACCTGGTGATGGATTAAATACAGCAAGCAGCCTGCAGCATGTTAACAATGTGCAAAAGAGCATGATGATGTATGGTACAGAGGCAACAGGAGGCCTGGCATCATCTTCAAATTTACTG GATGATATAGAACGATTTGGAGATGTCGGTGCTTTAGATGATAACGTGGAATCCTTTCTATCAAATGACGGAGGAGATGGTGGCAATCTCTATGGGGCTATAAAACAAAGTCCGGCTGAGCAACAAAAAGAATCTTCAAAAG GTTTCACCTTTGCCGAATTTGGTTGCATAAGAACAAGGAACACAGTTACTTGCTGTCACTTTTCTTCAGATGGAAAGTTGCTAGCCAGTGCCGGGGATGACAAGAAG GTTGTCCTTTGGAATATGGACACTTTAGGGACAGAGAGCACTCCTGAAGAACACAAATTGGTTATTACAGATGTTCGTTTTAGACCAAATTCATCTCAGTTGGCGACTGCCTCATGTGACAAATCTGTGCGGTTATGGGACGCAGCCAAT CCAACCTATTGTGTTCAAGAATATAGCGGGCACAGTTCAGCTATTATGTCCCTTGATTTCCACCCTAAGAAGACTGATATTTTCTGCTTCTGCGATACAGAAAATGAAATTCGGTATTGGAACATTACTTCATCCTCTTGTACCCGTGTATCTAAG GGAGGTAGTGCAAAAGTGAGGTTTCAGCCTCGATTGGGACAGTTACTTGCAGCAGCTTCTGATAAAGTGGTGTCTATTTTCGACGTCGAAACTGACAGACAAATTTACCAACTCCCG GGTCATCCTGAACCGATAAACAATATTTGCTGGGATGCTACTGGAGATATGTTGGCATCTGTTAGTCCAAATTCGGTGAAGATCTGGAATTTGACATCAGGAGATTGCGTTCAGGAGCTCAACTCCACCGGGAACCAGTTTTATTCCAGTGTTTTTCATCCAAGCTATTCAACTTTATTAGTAGTCGGAGGGTTTTCG TCCATAGAGTTGTGGAACATGGCTGAGAACAAGAGCATGACAATTCCTGCACATGACAATGTGATATCTGCATTGGCTCAGTCTCCTGTCACTGGAATGGTTGCCTCTGCGAGTCGCGACAACGCCGTAAAGCTGTGGAAATAA